The sequence CGAAGTTGCTGAATAAATAGATTATGATTGGTATGTTTCCCTGTCAACATCCATGTTGTCGTAATATTTTCCTGATTGAATTTTTGTCTGACAACGAAAAATTTTAAGTGATAATTTTTAAATATATTTTCAAAATAAGCAACATCTTCAAAATTTTTCACAACTATTCTATATTCTCGAATTTTATGATTGTTGTCTATGAAATTCTGCAAATAAGTAAGCGAACTCAAAATCAAAAGCACTAAAACAGTTCCCATCAAAGAAAGATAAACGTATCCTGAGCCCACAGCCATTCCAATCGATGCCGTTGCCCAAATGGTGGTTGCAGTAGTGATTCCGTCGATTTTATTATCTCCTTTAAAAATAACTCCCGCACCCAAAAAACCAATTCCTGTAATAATATTTGCCGCCAGACGATCAGGATCATTCACTCCGATTTTTATAGAAAGAATAGTGAAAAGACAAGACCCGAAACACACGAGAATGAAGGTTCGCAGACCTGCAGATTTATTCCGGTATTCTCTTTCGGCCCCGATAAAAAGCCCAAGAATCACCGAAATAAAAATCAATACCAGCTCGTTCTGAATCGAATGATCTTTTAGAAAATCCATTTTTTGATTTTGTTTAAAATAAAATTACGATAATTATTGATTAGATAAATTTAAAATAATAATCTTTGTTAGAAACAATATTAGTTTGAATTGA comes from Chryseobacterium sp. 3008163 and encodes:
- a CDS encoding MgtC/SapB family protein — protein: MDFLKDHSIQNELVLIFISVILGLFIGAEREYRNKSAGLRTFILVCFGSCLFTILSIKIGVNDPDRLAANIITGIGFLGAGVIFKGDNKIDGITTATTIWATASIGMAVGSGYVYLSLMGTVLVLLILSSLTYLQNFIDNNHKIREYRIVVKNFEDVAYFENIFKNYHLKFFVVRQKFNQENITTTWMLTGKHTNHNLFIQQLRHDEKVNAYEF